The following coding sequences lie in one Fusarium poae strain DAOMC 252244 chromosome 1, whole genome shotgun sequence genomic window:
- a CDS encoding hypothetical protein (TransMembrane:1 (o634-658i)~BUSCO:26146at5125) — MNPHYSSKTKRPLLELGVDDPSSSISFTPPVDPTYNILPYEIHQSLDQIASFYGVASGYQIHQLLDQVHCRKRRRVDPSIPMAPEHGSTSSQGPLMKLPVSDPYDPRHDQYGTPSGWDGCAQTSMSSSTSPLARRMADLTLFLCPCCGWDSRQSDGYQQLSSAAPVVSSPDAPYVAEKQPSMTMPSSEAYDNTVLSTGPQPSYHYQQPELNVAPLVTFPLIPDQTPLAEPLMSDTGPTQQPLLSGGDFYPGQVFKDEAPLETPVMMNNQHLLSKNFSQVEYNSSPNLIDTTALTHHGLVPTDNVSQYGMLVNGQNGEETVQNGWSLVDQHPNFEILLPNQRGGKRGPFKDPNLREQTAQTRKIGSCIRCRMQRIRCENNPEEEGGPCLTCKKVSNSRAGRFPCLRYKITDIRLFKPGQVPGYEWTRRWTNNISDPIQSWATEEPRTIYLSGGLSNKFVKVKVQRFIPQAGDKLERTWDYKGIKKSVTIPPYAMVNLEEVKAEYLNHIESTMQDAFTKLLGPPEGLLFRTYLRAWKIFKDPSTSPECADLIHQTLLLWMSIRLTTRSSFIVGEETLGMKRNILDETNPNHGNIPLPPVLGAQMDLILIHHIQTRLRRELLDKLQKMMSKNKQSTWLVTYLVIFILLHNTALITAHDAGYAKKHGMKRRFAREEKVKEYHLGANILLAHFHYCNKGIYPFSEDCKDQDLRTLAGLDEEKIKFVHNTSNLAKRYALQWEKLRKSAVYEHDYFFVSQLFETNWQPRTTI, encoded by the exons ATG AATCCGCATTATTCTTCTAAAACCAAGAGGCCTCTCCTCGAACTAGGGGTTGAcgatccttcttcttcaataTCTTTCACCCCTCCTGTGGATCCCACTTATAACATCCTACCATATGAGATTCACCAAAGCCTTGACCAAATTGCAAGCTTCTATGGAGTAGCTTCCGGTTATCAAATACATCAACTACTTGATCAAGTGCATTgtagaaagagaagaagagtcGACCCGTCGATCCCAATGGCGCCCGAGCATGGATCAACCTCCTCCCAAGGACCTCTGATGAAGCTTCCAGTATCAGACCCTTACGATCCGCGCCATGACCAGTATGGGACCCCGTCAGGTTGGGACGGGTGTGCTCAAACTTCCAtgtcatcttcaacttcaccACTAGCCAGACGCATGGCCGACCTCACCTTGTTCCTCTGCCCTTGTTGCGGCTGGGATTCAAGACAATCGGACG GCTACCAACAGCTGTCGAGTGCCGCGCCTGTGGTCTCGAGTCCAGATGCGCCATATGTAGCAGAAAAACAACCATCCATGACAATGCCATCTTCTGAGGCATATGATAATACTGTTCTGAGTACTGGGCCACAGCCAAGCTATCACTACCAGCAGCCCGAACTGAATGTTGCGCCTCTTGTCACTTTCCCTCTGATTCCTGACCAAACACCGTTAGCTGAGCCTTTGATGAGTGACACTGGCCCAACTCAGCAACCTCTTCTATCAGGAGGGGATTTCTATCCTGGCCAAGTTTTCAAGGATGAAGCACCGCTGGAAACCCCAGTCATGATGAACAACCAACACCTCTTGTCTAAAAACTTTTCACAAGTTGAATATAACTCCAGCCCGAATCTTATTGACACGACAGCCCTTACTCACCATGGCCTTGTCCCTACCGATAACGTTTCCCAATATGGCATGCTTGTCAATGGGCAGAATGGCGAAGAGACAGTGCAGAATGGCTGGTCTCTCGTTGATCAACATCCTAACTTTGAGATCCTACTTCCTAACCAACGAGGAGGAAAGCGAGGCCCATTCAAAGATCCTAATCTCCGTGAACAAACTGCTCAAACCCGAAAAATTGGTTCATGCATCAGATGCAGGATGCAAAGAATACGC TGTGAAAACAACCCAGAGGAGGAGGGAGGTCCATGCTTGACCTGCAAGAAGGTCTCCAACTCGAGGGCAGGGCGCTTTCCGTGTCTCAGATACAAGATCACGGATATCCGACTCTTTAAGCCCGGCCAAGTTCCTGGGTACGAATGGACGCGAAGATGGACCAATAACATTTCGGATCCAATACAGAGTTGGGCGACTGAAGAGCCGAGAACTATTTATCTCTCCGGGGGGCTTTCAAACAAGttcgtcaaggtcaaggtccaACGGTTTATTCCCCAAGCTGGTGACAAGCTGGAGCGTACATGGGATTACAAGGGAATCAAGAAGTCGGTGACAATCCCTCCGTATGCAATGGTGAACCTCGAAGAAGTAAAAGCTGAGTACCTGAACCACATCGAGAGCACCATGCAGGACGCTTTCACCAAGCTGCTTGGACCACCTGAAGGCCTCCTCTTCCGAACCTACCTGCGGGCATGGAAGATTTTCAAGGACCCATCCACGTCGCCCGAGTGCGCCGACCTGATCCATCAGACTTTGTTGTTATGGATGTCGATTCGGTTGACAACCAGATCGAGCTTCATTGTTGGGGAAGAGACGTTGGGTATGAAGAGGAATATTCTGGACGAAACCAATCCCAATCACGGCAATATTCCCCTTCCACCAGTTCTTGGAGCCCAGATGGATCTTATTCTGATCCATCACATCCAGACCAGATTGCGAAGAGAGCTTCTAGACAAATTGCAGAAGATGATGTCCAAGAATAAGCAAAGCACGTGGTTGGTTACGTACCTTGTGATCTTTATCCTTCTACACAACACAGCGCTCATTACAGCGCACGACGCTGGATATGCAAAGAAGCACGGTATGAAG CGGCGTTTTGCGCGTGAGGAGAAGGTAAAAGAATATCATCTAG GGGCCAATATTTTACTTGCGCATTTTCACTACTGCAACAAGGGCATTTACCCGTTTTCCGAGGATTGCAAAGACCAAGATCTGCGAACTCTTGCGGGTCttgatgaggagaagatCAAGTTTGTGCACAACACAAGCAATCTAGCCAAGCGATACG
- a CDS encoding hypothetical protein (BUSCO:28121at5125), giving the protein MELSQESIHDVIHPTAAFSDLPPSLDVESVARDDQPVGWEDSVLNPKNRIDSLSPLKRPSWRIDGCTAFGSQFYAVPLFIDSMPPMRVDVFIPEPSKLSSELRQALDVDVAFHTTSARRIAHLGITQHVLRILQYWTSCQKDPVGIFKKIPYGSRIVLKNMPKNVADAEIIIAPTHYLERQLWSVSSLQAAWGSDVELPSTVDLDNVVYVSQLHDSVCLVEIEGKTWIFKALTSYTKYLYHELRQLLTIPSHPNIVSRPVHLVTKQCGFGGKVAVVGFTLEYHIHGSLRDLIPFLKLHNMVSLADETKWAMQLASALVHLRATTNMFYPDLRLDNIVLSASRDAVMVDFEQRGVWCEFAAPEVNALEYVRLLAIDEEIPTEVSEKYSNLLSEMLPDWEAMGDREEYKWPSQGYNVPWACLTPKEQEACEVYMLGRVLWCIFEGNSAPQRAAVWLSYRWEPLVEFPGYTKTPGAMQRLINRCTRGRRSGLSRWIVRERNQLVLRELEKTGLSTPEDVQQTAKTWWSAEIDASEEWLRQRIEGMKRGDWKENFYDRPSLKEVLAELEAFRDEAGFKF; this is encoded by the coding sequence ATGGAGTTGAGCCAGGAATCTATTCATGATGTTATCCACCCTACTGCAGCTTTCTCGGATCTTCCACCCAGCCTTGATGTGGAATCAGTGGCACGGGACGACCAGCCAGTTGGCTGGGAAGACTCGGTCCTGAATCCCAAGAATCGTATCGACAGCCTCAGCCCGTTGAAGCGGCCTTCCTGGAGAATCGATGGCTGCACTGCCTTCGGAAGCCAGTTCTACGCTGTGCCTTTGTTTATCGATTCTATGCCACCGATGCGGGTAGATGTTTTTATCCCCGAGCCATCAAAACTTTCGTCTGAACTTCGACAAGCTCTTGACGTCGATGTGGCATTTCATACCACGAGTGCGAGACGTATTGCGCATCTCGGCATCACTCAGCATGTACTCCGCATCTTGCAATATTGGACATCATGCCAGAAGGACCCTGTTGGAATCTTCAAAAAGATTCCCTATGGCTCCAGGATTGTGCTCAAAAACATGCCTAAGAATGTCGCTGATGCGGAGATCATCATTGCTCCAACTCATTATCTTGAACGTCAACTTTGGTCTGTATCCTCACTTCAGGCTGCCTGGGGGAGTGATGTTGAACTACCTTCCACGGTCGATCTCGATAATGTAGTATACGTCTCACAGCTGCACGACAGTGTATGTCTTGTGGAGATCGAAGGAAAGACGTGGATTTTCAAGGCTCTTACCAGTTACACCAAGTACCTTTATCACGAGCTAAGGCAGCTTCTCACCATTCCATCGCACCCGAACATTGTTTCTCGCCCAGTCCACCTTGTTACAAAGCAATGTGGCTTTGGTGGGAAAGTAGCCGTTGTCGGGTTCACGCTGGAATACCATATCCATGGCAGTctacgtgatctgatccccTTTCTCAAGCTTCACAACATGGTATCGTTGGCCGATGAGACAAAGTGGGCCATGCAACTTGCGTCGGCACTGGTGCACCTTCGTGCGACTACCAATATGTTCTACCCCGATCTCAGACTAGACAACATCGTACTTTCAGCTTCTCGGGACGCCGTAATGGTTGACTTTGAGCAGCGTGGTGTCTGGTGTGAGTTTGCGGCCCCAGAGGTCAACGCACTTGAATATGTGAGACTTCTTGCGATTGATGAAGAGATTCCAACAGAAGTCAGCGAGAAATACTCAAACCTCTTGTCTGAAATGCTACCAGATTGGGAGGCCATGGGTGACAGGGAGGAGTATAAATGGCCTTCTCAAGGCTACAACGTTCCATGGGCTTGCCTCACTCCAAAAGAACAGGAGGCGTGCGAGGTGTATATGCTTGGTCGAGTATTGTGGTGCATCTTTGAAGGGAATAGCGCTCCCCAAAGAGCCGCGGTCTGGCTTTCATACAGATGGGAGCCGCTGGTTGAGTTCCCAGGATACACAAAAACTCCTGGAGCCATGCAGCGGCTGATCAACCGATGCACGCGTGGAAGGCGGTCTGGTCTTAGTCGGTGGATCGTCAGGGAGAGAAACCAACTCGTGCTCCGCGAACTTGAGAAAACGGGGCTGTCAACCCCTGAAGATGTACAACAGACTGCAAAGACTTGGTGGTCGGCAGAGATTGATGCATCGGAGGAGTGGCTGAGACAAAGAATCGAAGGCATGAAGAGGGGTGACTGGAAAGAGAATTTCTACGATCGACCCAGTCTGAAGGAGGTTCTTGCGGAACTCGAGGcttttcgtgacgaggctggATTCAAGTTTTGA
- a CDS encoding hypothetical protein (BUSCO:32588at5125), whose protein sequence is MSRFAHDVLSVFDVASSDQDFLADVIEFSQSQATAEFEKLRRESLLAGAQDWNYLIECAILLRQTCRYDRYSTEAQDVLAYVQHVLDGRVPRPDSGSDLDSWIMTDRLIARAKELEDDPEIQPPKISGNTDKQRLLQRPGLEAFSNTRNLFKTSPYWSDQPQKRVPNVSRKWSAPPCSTFGLSQTHTFLEAQNDTFQHSSLGGLVVEQGSPQDALMGDKNNTPSVKPNSVISPYFTDASASTLTTLVVQKRPPRGTVPSVPFAPLISPDFGLIQEKVAHEPFWLLIAVSFLIKTKGIHAVPLFYKFKERFPTPADIACELNTKPIIEMIRHLGLANHRVSLIQKYARGFLDDPPAAGKLCRVKKYDCRDVDFPSVSGDYALSQDKGDSQDLEAWEIGHLTQGKYAIDSWRIFCRDELLGRAEDWKGKGREPEFQPEWMRVRPDDKELRAYLRWMWMKEGWEWDPITGDRTVLREEMQNAVNEGRVEYDDRGGLKLKDGPVNP, encoded by the coding sequence ATGTCGCGCTTCGCCCACGACGTCCTCTCCGTATTTGATGTCGCTTCAAGTGACCAGGATTTCCTCGCCGACGTCATCGAATTCAGCCAGAGCCAAGCAACAGCCGAGTTTGAGAAGCTTCGTCGGGAAAGTTTGTTAGCAGGCGCTCAAGATTGGAATTATCTTATCGAATGCGCCATCTTGTTGCGACAAACTTGCCGATACGACAGATACAGCACAGAAGCGCAAGACGTGCTCGCATATGTACAGCATGTATTGGACGGGCGGGTTCCTCGGCCAGACTCGGGCTCAGACTTGGACTCATGGATTATGACCGATAGGCTTATTGCCCGAGCAAAAGAGCTTGAGGACGACCCCGAAattcaaccaccaaaaatCTCCGGAAATACCGACAAGCAACGGCTCTTGCAGCGGCCTGGCCTGGAGGCTTTTTCAAACACGAGGAATCTCTTTAAAACTTCACCTTACTGGTCTGATCAACCTCAGAAAAGGGTCCCAAATGTGAGCCGCAAGTGGAGTGCTCCACCATGTTCGACTTTTGGACTATCACAAACACATACCTTTTTAGAAGCACAAAATGATACTTTTCAACACTCAAGTCTTGGTGGTCTCGTTGTCGAGCAGGGTTCCCCGCAAGATGCCCTTATGGGCGATAAGAATAACACTCCAAGCGTTAAGCCCAACAGTGTTATCTCCCCATACTTCACTGAcgcttcggcttctactttAACCACATTAGTGGTGCAAAAGCGACCGCCGCGGGGAACAGTACCTTCGGTCCCTTTCGCGCCCCTCATATCGCCAGACTTCGGTCTTATTCAGGAGAAAGTCGCACATGAGCCATTCTGGTTACTCATTGCTGTGTCTTTTCTTATAAAAACGAAGGGTATACATGCTGTTCCCTTGTTCTATAAGTTCAAAGAACGATTTCCCACTCCAGCTGATATCGCTTGTGAGTTGAACACCAAGCCAATTATTGAAATGATACGTCACCTTGGACTGGCAAACCATCGTGTCTCTTTGATACAAAAATATGCTCGAGGATTCTTGGATGATCCGCCAGCTGCTGGGAAGTTGTGCAGGGTAAAGAAATACGATTGTAGAGATGTTGATTTTCCATCAGTTTCTGGAGACTATGCATTGTCCCAAGATAAAGGCGATAGTCAAGACTTGGAAGCCTGGGAGATTGGACACCTCACACAAGGAAAGTATGCCATAGACAGCTGGCGCATCTTTTGTCGAGACGAGTTACTCGGCCGAGCAGAAGACTGGAAGGGAAAGGGTAGAGAGCCTGAGTTTCAACCCGAATGGATGAGAGTAAGACCGGATGACAAGGAACTCAGGGCATATCTGAGATGGATGTGGATGAAAGAGGGTTGGGAATGGGATCCAATTACAGGTGATCGTACTGTATTGAGAGAAGAGATGCAGAATGCTGTCAACGAGGGAAGAGTTGAGTACGATGATAGAGGCGGGTTGAAGCTGAAAGACGGTCCAGTCAATCCATGA
- a CDS encoding hypothetical protein (TransMembrane:8 (i59-77o97-117i124-143o149-168i188-206o212-232i239-258o270-290i)~BUSCO:40557at5125) translates to MSNRFNSGYGLGGPAPYGGSQPADPQQGEGFLEQIRPYTSKIEDALDTISEPVKPYLPAIGRFLIVVTFFEDALRIVTQWSDQLLYLKDYRHIPSGITHLFLLVNIIAMFSCSTLVIIRKHSDYAVAGLMGVVITQALGYGLIFDLNFFLRNLSVIGGLVMVLSDSWVRKTQVFAGLPQIDEKDRKMYFQLAGRVLLIFLFIGFVFSGEWSLWRVIVSSLGGISCVMVVVGFKAKYSATLLVVILSIFNLLVNNFWTLHEHHPHKDFAKYDFFQILSIVGGLLLLVNSGPGQFSIDEKKKVY, encoded by the exons ATGTCCAACCGATTCAACTCTGGCTACGGCCTCGGTGGCCCCGCGCCCTACGGCGGATCCCAGCCTGCTGATCCTCAGCAGGGCGAGGGCTTTCTCGAGCAGATTCGTCCCTATACCAGCAAGATTGAGGATGCGCTCGACACCATCAGCGAGCCTGTCAAGCC CTATCTCCCTGCCATTGGCCGTTTCCTGATCGTCGTCACCTTCTTCGAAGATGCTCTCCGTATCGTCACTCAATGGTCTGACCAGCTGCTTTACCTGAAGGATTATCGTCACA TTCCCTCCGGTATCACCCACCTGTTCCTGCTTGTCAACATCATCGCCATGTTCTCTTGCTCCACCCTGGTCATCATCCGAAAGCACTCCGACTACGCTGTCGCCGGTCTCATGGGCGTTGTTATCACTCAAGCTCTTGGTTACGGTCTCATCTTCGatctcaacttcttcctccGAAACCTCTCCGTCATTGGTGGTCTGGTCATGGTCCTGTCTGATTCGTGGGTGCGCAAGACTCAGGTCTTTGCAGGTCTTCCCCAGATCGACGAGAAGGACCGCAAGATGTACTTCCAGCTGGCTGGCCGTGTCCTCCtgatcttcctcttcatcggATTTGTCTTCAGTGGCGAGTGGTCGCTCTGGCGCGTCATTGTCTCGTCCCTTGGTGGCATCTCTTGCGTCATGGTTGTCGTTGGATTCAAGGCCAAGTACAGCGCCACCCTTCTCGTTGTCATTCtgagcatcttcaacttGTTGGTCAACAACTTCTGGACT CTCCACGAGCACCACCCCCACAAGGACTTTGCCAAGTACGACTTCTTCCAGATCTTGTCCATCGTCGGTGGactccttctcctcgtcaACAGCGGCCCAGGCCAATTCAGCattgacgagaagaagaaggtctACTAA
- the MIR1 gene encoding mitochondrial phosphate carrier protein (TransMembrane:14 (i88-112o124-144i156-173o185-203i215-237o243-265i300-319o331-352i364-386o406-428i435-454o460-482i494-521o575-593i)), with product MSALTKIREGLAREDNTHVAGTLAPHEKEIHETPEVVSEVGPDHDKEATAGVLPPHDKGNDSDVPSEDVQTGVKEIQAITLTWGKGSLAALLCLIWTLFLISGFRGSFYLVLVPYVTSEWQSHSLMTTIPIVSDAMTAACYIPMAKALDVWGRAEGFLLMSGFATLGLILMAVSQNLATFCAAQVFYSVGWGGMIYAVGVLAADASNLRNRGLAFAFTSSPYMITAFAGSKAAAAFVVDVQNWRWGFGWIAIVLPCVTIPLFLVLKVNLRKAFKNGTVTKTTRSRGFVGSIWWAFNEFDVIGIFLFGGGLVVFLLPFNLAAHAPNGWSTDYIIAMIVVGFCTLIFFGVWEYWLAPVPFLQGRFLLDRSVVAACMIDLTYQISYYTWNYFFTSFLQVVVNLGPAEAGYVNSTFQVVSGVLLFIVGFLIRKTGFYKWTFYFAVPIYIFALGLMIHFRAPNQYVGYIIMCEIFISIGGAVFILVMQLAVLAAVAHQYVAAALATLYVAGGVGGAVGGAISGAIWTNTFIPQLLKRLPESEVANATLIAGSIVNQLGYPVNSPARLAIQESYGFAQVRMLAAGVGIASLFFIWVPMLRNINVKKLKQTKGLVL from the exons atgTCTGCCCTGACAAAGATCCGCGAGGGTCTCGCTCGTGAGGATAACACTCACGTTGCCGGGACTCTGGCTCCTCACGAGAAGGAGATCCATGAGACTCCCGAGGTCGTCAGCGAAGTTGGTCCCGACCATGACAAGGAGGCCACTGCTGGTGTTCTCCCACCTCACGATAAGGGCAACGACTCTGATGTTCCCAGTGAGGATGTTCAGACTGGTGTCAAGGAGATCCAGGCCATCACCCTCACCTGGGGCAAGGGATCTTTGGCTGCTCTTCTGTGTCT CATCTGGACTCTGTTCCTCATCAGCGGTTTCCGCGGTTCCTTCTATCTCGTACTGGTCCCCTATGTTACCAGCGAGTGGCAGTCTCATTCCCTCATGACCACCATCCCCATTGTATCAGACGCCATGACCGCAGCATGCTACATCCCCATGGCCAAAGCCCTCGATGTCTGGGGTCGCGCCGAAGGTTTCCTACTCATGAGCGGCTTCGCCACTCTTGGTCTTATCCTCATGGCCGTTTCCCAGAACCTCGCCACCTTCTGCGCTGCTCAGGTCTTTTACTCTGTTGGCTGGGGAGGCATGATCTATGCTGTGGGCGTACTCGCTGCAGATGCTTCCAACCTTAGGAATCGAGGTTTGGCTTTCGCCTTTACTTCTTCTCCCTACATGATCACCGCTTTTGCTGGTTCCAAGGCCGCTGCTGCATTTGTCGTGGATGTCCAGAACTGGCGATGGGGTTTCGGCTGGATCGCCATCGTTTTGCCCTGTGTGACGATCCCTCTTTTCCTTGTCCTGAAGGTCAACCTACGCAAGGCTTTCAAGAATGGTACAGTTACCAAGACCACCCGAAGCCGTGGCTTTGTTGGTAGTATCTGGTGGGCTTTCAACGAGTTCGATG TCATCGGAATTTTCCTCTTCGGTGGAGGCCTCGTTGTCTTCCTTCTCCCATTCAACCTCGCGGCCCACGCCCCCAACGGCTGGAGCACCGACTACATTATCGCCATGATTGTTGTTGGCTTCTGTACCCTCATATTTTTCGGTGTTTGGGAGTACTGGCTAGCCCCTGTCCCCTTCCTCCAGGGTCGTTTCCTTCTCGATCGATCCGTCGTCGCCGCCTGCATGATTGATTTGACCTACCAAATCTCCTACTACACCTGGAACTACTTCTTCACTTCCTTCCTACAGGTCGTTGTCAACCTCGGCCCTGCTGAGGCTGGATACGTCAACTCGACTTTCCAGGTCGTTTCTGGTGTGcttctcttcatcgtcgGCTTCCTCATTCGAAAGACCGGTTTCTACAAGTGGACCTTCTACTTCGCTGTCCCCATCTACATTTTCGCTCTCGGCCTCATGATCCATTTCCGTGCTCCTAACCAGTACGTTGGATACATCATCATGTGTGAGATTTTTATCTCCATTGGCGGTGCGGTCTTCATCTTGGTTATGCAGCTCGCGGTCCTGGCTGCCGTCGCCCACCAGTATGTTGCTGCTGCGCTCGCTACGCTATATGTCGCTGGAGGTGTCGGCGGTGCCGTTGGAGGAGCTATCTCAGGTGCCATCTGGACAAACACCTTTATCCCTCAGCTTTTGAAGAGACTACCCGAGTCTGAGGTGGCTAATGCAACTCTCATTGCAGGAAGTATTGTGAACCAGCTTGGATACCCCGTCAACAGTCCTGCCCGACTTGCTATTCAGGAGTCATACGGCTTTGCCCAGGTCAGAATGCTTGCTGCCGGCGTTGGCATTGCttccttgttcttcatcTGGGTTCCCATGCTGAGGAACATTAACGTTAAGAAGCTCAAGCAGACCAAGGGTCTTGTCCTCTAA